One stretch of Muribaculum intestinale DNA includes these proteins:
- a CDS encoding RluA family pseudouridine synthase, whose translation MEVVYEDNHLLVVNKAPGEIVQGDKTGDEPLVETLKRWLKEKYDKPGNVFCGVVHRLDRPVGGLVVFAKTSKALTRMNDLFRKGEVEKTYWAITRNVPPEPEGTLVHYITSVERNNKSYASLQPKEGAQKAVLKYRHIASSDRYHLLEVRLLTGRKHQIRVQLSSIGCPIKGDLKYGDKRSNPDGSISLQSHHIRFIHPVSGNSIDITAPVPHDNLWQALAGEVR comes from the coding sequence ATGGAAGTAGTCTACGAGGATAACCATCTGCTTGTGGTCAACAAGGCCCCGGGCGAGATTGTACAGGGCGACAAGACCGGTGACGAGCCGCTTGTCGAGACTCTGAAGCGCTGGCTTAAGGAGAAGTATGACAAGCCCGGCAATGTATTCTGCGGTGTGGTGCATCGTCTTGACCGACCTGTCGGGGGCCTGGTCGTGTTTGCCAAGACATCCAAGGCTCTCACTCGCATGAACGATCTATTCCGCAAAGGCGAAGTTGAGAAAACCTACTGGGCCATCACCCGCAATGTTCCTCCTGAGCCGGAGGGCACGCTTGTCCACTATATCACCTCGGTAGAGCGCAATAATAAATCGTATGCGTCGCTGCAGCCAAAGGAGGGCGCCCAAAAGGCTGTGCTCAAATACCGGCATATTGCTTCATCGGACCGTTATCATCTGCTGGAAGTGCGCTTGCTTACCGGACGCAAGCATCAGATACGTGTGCAGCTTTCTTCAATCGGATGTCCGATAAAGGGCGATTTGAAATATGGTGACAAGCGCTCCAATCCCGACGGCAGCATCTCGCTCCAGAGCCATCACATACGCTTCATTCATCCGGTAAGCGGCAATTCAATCGATATAACCGCACCGGTGCCCCATGACAACCTCTGGCAGGCTCTTGCCGGAGAAGTCAGGTAG